In Lactococcus paracarnosus, a genomic segment contains:
- a CDS encoding DUF3278 domain-containing protein, with translation MKNKESLRIRIIKRFYGIAGDYDEYKEKEVNRIGNNAFMALWCYFMITNFIACLFAFKYPTETLEVYICTNAFVSIFVVTTYIIIASKKSKLNDVDIKNTDLKTEKKKVLRSSILAGLQFGIGMYFLGALTAWVTENETFLSYVSTPKNLITSILQSIFFGAFMYVIARCRIKKQL, from the coding sequence ATGAAAAATAAAGAGTCCTTGAGAATAAGAATAATCAAAAGATTTTATGGAATTGCTGGAGATTATGACGAGTACAAAGAAAAGGAAGTAAATAGGATAGGAAATAATGCCTTTATGGCCTTGTGGTGCTACTTCATGATTACAAATTTTATAGCATGTTTATTTGCATTTAAGTATCCCACAGAAACATTAGAGGTTTATATTTGCACTAATGCATTTGTGAGTATTTTTGTTGTAACCACATATATAATTATAGCTAGCAAAAAAAGTAAATTGAATGACGTTGACATAAAAAATACAGATTTAAAAACAGAGAAGAAAAAGGTTTTAAGATCTAGCATATTGGCTGGCTTACAATTTGGAATAGGCATGTACTTTCTAGGTGCATTGACAGCTTGGGTTACTGAAAATGAAACCTTTTTATCATATGTTAGCACACCCAAAAATCTAATTACTTCTATTCTTCAAAGTATCTTTTTCGGAGCATTCATGTATGTAATAGCTAGATGTAGAATAAAGAAACAACTGTAA